From Neofelis nebulosa isolate mNeoNeb1 chromosome X, mNeoNeb1.pri, whole genome shotgun sequence:
tcaggacctgagctgaagtcagacactcaaccaactgagccacgcaggcgcccctccaacatTCGACAGACACAGAATGCCTACTTTATGCCATGTACTATTCTGGTCACTTGGGGGTATGGACAAAATATCTCCCTTTGTTAAGCTTACATCCTAATGGGCAAAGGCAATGAAttttagaaagaagtaaaattacacAGTAAACATTGAGAGGTCATAAGTAGAACAAGGGAGGGGAATGAGGAGAGCCAGGGGTCGTGATTTGACAGTTAGGCTACGGAAGTCCTCattgaggaggtgacatttgagaaaGACTTAAACTGAGTTAGGGGAAAGGAAGCCAGGCGTGTACCTGGGGAAAGAGTGTTACAGGCAGAGAGCACAGTCCCTGCAGTCAGGTGGGCTTGTTCTGAGGGTGTTTAAAGAAGCCTGGGAAGGTCAGTGTGGTGAGAGCACAGTGGATGAGCAGACAACTTAGGAGGAGGTGAAGTCAGAGATAGTTTGTTTTACTGTTACTGATTTATAGGCCAAAACCTCCTGGATCTGGTCAAAATTAGGCCTTCAAAAAACCCTTCTGTCTGCCTCCCCGCCACCAAGTATGGAGCCTGGCATACAGCAGATagccaataaatgtttgtgtggATGGACAATACAAAGACCATTTATTGACTGCTTACTATGTACTATACTTGGGGCTCAGCTTTGTATCTCCACTGTCCTCAGCCCTAGCCTtgaggaggaggggagatgggccCTGAAGTATCATCCCAGGCAGccatggggaaagggagaagggtgTTGCAAATGGTGCTATTTTAGACACTATCCTCATAGAATGGACTTACTCTGTGAGGAGGTTGCTCTTACGATCAATGAACTTGAGGGCTTCTGCCAGGGTCAACTCCAGGAAAAAACCATATCCAAGGGCCACATAGATTCGTGAAGTGTCTGGGCTGAGGAAACAATGGTTAGAGGAAGAGCGGGATGTCCTTATCACTGCATACTATACAGTTTAttagagagggtttttttttttaatcccctcctcccaccttccccaaaTTGAagctctgggagggcagggattttgtcCTATTTGATTTACTGTCACatccccagcacttagcacagtgtctggtaaATAGCAAATAGtcaaaaaaatatctgttgaatgaagaGGGGAGCTGAACCCTGTGGGCTCATAGGGGCAGGTAGACACTCACACAACTGTGTCAACGAAGAAGTTACAGCCCAAATCCACCTGCATATATAACTCCGAGGGCTTAGCTTCCTGTGGGGCCAGGGAAAAAGAGGTAGGGGTCAGTGGTCAACTTTTAGGTCAGCTGACAGGTTTTGGTCTGGggtctctcttcccatccccctcccttgTCCACATACACCAAAATGGTACCAAACCTTGGTGTCTTTACCTGAAGTCGCTCAATGACATTTCTCAGTTGAAGGTATTTGGCCAGCTGCTCATATACCTTGTCACGATGGTCCAGGACTTTTCTGATGGGACAAGAGGAGAATGGTGACCAACAGGAAGCCCTGGCCCTCTCAGAATACCTCACAGTATGACCCTCTGAGACCCTTATGTCACCATGCCCTAAAGAAGCATTTTAGTGCAGAAGTGAAGGTTTGGATTGTGagtcagactgcttgggtttgaatctagGCTCTCTTTTTTGACTAGTCGTGTGACTTTGGCAAGTAAGTAACCTCTTTAGGACCCAATTTACCTACCTATAAAATAGGGATGACAATTATTACCTCAGAGTCATAAAGAGAATTACATGAGCGTTTACTATAAAGtacttataggggtgcctgggtggctcagtgggttaagcacctgactcttgatttgggctcaggtcatgatctcacagtcgtgagactgagccccaagttggctgcccactgagtgtggagcctgttggggatactctgcccctctgctgcttgcacactctctctcaaaaataacataaaaagagcACTTAAAATAGTGCCTGCCAAATAGTAAGATCTATGTATgtattagttaatatttattagtattattattaaaaaattttttaatgtttactttagttttgagagggagggagggagagagggagagagagagagagagagagagagagagagagagagagagagaactgtaggtgggatccaggctctgcgttgtcagcatagaacctgaggtgggcctcgaactcacaaactgtgagatcatgacctgagccgaagtcagatgctcaaggacccagccaccaaggcgcccctatttcttagTATTGTTATCACACTGCCAATGCCTCTTTCCAATCAGAATGTCCCATTCTCTAGAAAACTCCTCCATCTCTTTTAGGATGTTCAAGGTCCTATTTCTGAATACTCTATTTCCTACTCAGACTAGTAAGGATAGTAATAATTTTTCATGCTCATTGAGCCTGTAGTATCCATATTAAATTCTTTACAAGGAATGGACACAATGAAAACTCAAAACAACCCCGAGGAAGGTCCCATCAACTTTCCCAtatcacagataagaaaactgaggcacaaaaaggcGAGACGGGGTACACCGTCTTCACAGGATGGAGAAAAGGCCAAGCgaaggatttgaacccaaaaaCTACCGGTTTGGAGCCCAACTCGGCCCGAGATGGGAGGCTGCACATGCGCGGACACACCCTCTGCTAAGACCGCCACATCCCAGTCCAGTCGCACCCCGGATGTCGTCGCCCCTCCTTCCCCGCTCGATGGGCGCACGGGGCCGACCTCCGAACGTCTTCCCCACCAATCAGAAGGCTAGGCCCTGACTTCAAACGCCCCGCCTCCCCACGTGGAACGTTCCAAACGCCCGGCCCTCCACACTGTCACTCACCGCAGGTCCCGCTGCAGCACGTCGCAGATGAAGGCCTCATAGCGCAGCACTTTCTCCCCTGTGGATTCCAGCGCCCGCCGTTTAGGGGGCGTCGCCATGATGGGCTCCTGAGGAATGTGAGGGGGGGCGGGCAGACCACGTTGATCACTCAGTTTGGCCTCAAGCACGGTACATCTGCACCCCCTCAACAGCCGAAGTGGGCTCGTCCGACTCCTGCCAGGGGTTCTGCCTTCAGCCCCTCCCAACTCTGGGACCTTGCCACCCAGGGACACCCAAACGCGGCCCTCACCTTAGAGCCGCCGGCAATAAGAACAGTTGCTATAAACCGCGGCTTCCGGGTGGCGCGGGTGAATGACGTACGCTAAGGGCGAGGGCCAACCAAATagccaggtggggaggggccgCTCTGAAGGGATGAAAACCGCCGAAGCAGAGGCGAGAAGGGCGGGGCTTTAGGGAATCCGGTGAGAGTACTAGACAGCAGCGTGTGGGAACAGGGATGCGCGCGGAGCCTGTGGGGACCGCGCGTGGCTCGCGGGGGCGGGCCTTAATAGGATTTGGCGGGTTCTGGGTGAGGCGGGGCGTGCAggtggaggtagagagagagtgaagtGTTTGGTATTTAAAAGTCAGAGCTTCGGAAGCAGCCAGACAAGAATTGATTTTGGTTCTGGTTTGTAAAAAGGAGAGAGTACATCCCTGTGATCTATCGCCGTGGATTTGATTCTTCACACGGGAGATTTGGGTTTGGCTCCCGGTAATGGGGATGGAtgtgagcattaaaaaaattttaaatggagacAGAGGTCCTAAAATTCATCTTTGGTAACTCCGGCTTTGCAGCTCGCAATTCCATAACCAGGATCCGAGCAGATGCTGACAACACACTATGTCTATTACTTCATTTAGTAGAGGCGTCAAGTGGCGGGTCGCTGAAGTCCTCTGCTCGAGATCAGCTACTCTGTAGTTAGAAATAGTTCCAATGtctttatttaaatgtgtaaacTTTTTATTCATTCGTATGCGCTGAAgctaatgaatttatttttctatgttcgATTTTCAAATAATAGCATCAAACCCAGCAAGTTCAGGCTGAGCCTGAAGGAGAACCCACATGCCAGATCCCTCAAATGCTACTCCCGCCTATAGGGCCTAGAGCACTCACCCCTACCAGGGAAGACTTCTCAGATACTTTGTGGGTTTCATGTGTAAAAGcaagtttttctttcaaatgctcAAAACCtaagttttctttgttcttagaaCATGATTGGAaaagaaatgtgattttaaaaaaatacgaAATTTTATAGAATGTCAATTACTCAATACATGTAAAAGATAAATGAGCAGGACATTAAACAGAGTGCACTTAGTTATGgataccctccccctcccccccccccccccccatctccctggACATAAATGAACTCATCCACTGATTGGCAGATGAGCTACATTTGCTGACATCCTGGCCCGCTACCCTAAAAGGGTTAGCTTTCTGCCACACCAGCAAAGACTCTCAGGACTCACGGTTCACACTCTGGGCTGGGAATCCATCCTGGGGAACAAGGTAAGCAGACGCTGACACAGCTGGGCCAGTATGGCCTTAGTCCCCTCCAGAGGTGTCCACCCTGAACATCGCAGCATTTATAGAAGGTGGTCATTGGCTAGTCTGCAGAAGCTGCTTGAAATAGGCAAGAGGATGTTCGCATTTAGGACATGACTCTGCACTGGAGTCAACATTCTCCCAGGCAGGTGCTCCACCAAGCACATCATCCACTTCTTTCAGCTTTGGATACTTTGTTTTGTTACCTTGCAGGTGATGTTGTGCAGGTAGGGGCACGTGTTGCAGGCGAAGCGGCGGGAGCACTGTCCCTCCTCCACGATCAGCCCATTCCTCTAGTCCGGGCGGAAGAGTCAAGGGAacgtgctaaaaaaaaaattgttttttctaaatCTTCTCTTGTTACATATAGTTAAAGTTGCATTTGGTGTGGTTGAAACAGACTCCAGGTAGCTAGACAACTATTACTGAGTTAATCTACAGTATATTCCTGTGGGGTAAAA
This genomic window contains:
- the UXT gene encoding protein UXT isoform X2, which encodes MATPPKRRALESTGEKVLRYEAFICDVLQRDLRKVLDHRDKVYEQLAKYLQLRNVIERLQEAKPSELYMQVDLGCNFFVDTVVPDTSRIYVALGYGFFLELTLAEALKFIDRKSNLLTEGLESCKACRISRRHLTIDFFPASPDIKEPECL
- the UXT gene encoding protein UXT isoform X1, which produces MATPPKRRALESTGEKVLRYEAFICDVLQRDLRKVLDHRDKVYEQLAKYLQLRNVIERLQEAKPSELYMQVDLGCNFFVDTVVPDTSRIYVALGYGFFLELTLAEALKFIDRKSNLLTELSDSLTKDSMNIKAHIHMLLEGLRELQGLQNFPETPHH